A window from Candidatus Dadabacteria bacterium encodes these proteins:
- a CDS encoding sigma-70 family RNA polymerase sigma factor has translation MSEKEKEITEDVLKDAPEDTGQVSGGLEDNVAGDVAGDSALFPEPPPDQAFIDASNNADKKKKGEFSPDEHMRLLYVYFRDMSSEDLFTARQEVEISSKIKKYEAESELSDHEYREKKKSDVMDILKRKKKNDEKELQKLPWVSLYSMLSGDEKVKIFGSLSKVERLEKKAKASRSPSNKAQIARRVKILRKLALVSQEKKAQRMKQKFVKANLRLVITISRRYTNRGLPLPDLIQEGNLGLMRAVERFDHTKGYKFSTYASWWIHQAILRALQGQTRTIKVPVYLLEQANRVYKTVSKLSKTTDRKPTPEEISVESGISIEVVKRILNSTNDAISLDTPILEGKNATLLDSVPDQENSIPDFVIAKNALSKKLREALKKHLNDREEKIIKLRFGIDEAGTFTLDEIGKMFDLTRERIRQIEKHSLSKLRNSEIGAHLHSFMQN, from the coding sequence ATGAGCGAAAAAGAGAAAGAAATCACAGAGGATGTGCTGAAGGACGCGCCTGAAGACACCGGGCAGGTCTCCGGCGGTCTTGAGGATAATGTTGCCGGAGATGTTGCCGGAGACTCCGCGCTTTTTCCTGAGCCGCCGCCCGACCAGGCGTTTATAGACGCCTCAAACAACGCCGACAAAAAGAAAAAAGGGGAGTTCAGCCCGGACGAGCACATGCGGCTTCTCTATGTTTATTTCAGGGATATGTCGTCCGAAGACCTGTTCACGGCGAGGCAGGAGGTTGAGATATCGTCCAAGATAAAGAAATACGAAGCGGAATCGGAGTTGTCGGACCATGAATACAGGGAGAAGAAAAAGTCCGATGTTATGGACATTCTCAAACGTAAAAAGAAGAATGACGAGAAGGAACTTCAGAAACTGCCCTGGGTTTCCCTCTACTCAATGCTCTCGGGCGATGAAAAAGTGAAAATATTCGGCTCGCTGTCAAAAGTTGAGCGTCTTGAGAAAAAAGCCAAAGCATCCCGAAGCCCTTCAAACAAGGCGCAGATTGCAAGAAGAGTTAAAATTTTGCGCAAACTCGCGCTTGTCTCACAGGAAAAAAAGGCTCAGAGGATGAAGCAGAAATTCGTCAAGGCGAACCTGAGGCTTGTCATAACCATCTCAAGGAGATACACAAACCGCGGGCTTCCTCTTCCCGACCTTATTCAGGAGGGAAATCTCGGTCTTATGAGAGCGGTGGAGCGGTTTGACCACACAAAGGGGTACAAATTTTCCACATACGCCTCATGGTGGATACATCAGGCGATTCTGAGGGCGCTTCAGGGGCAGACCAGAACCATCAAAGTTCCGGTTTACCTGCTTGAGCAGGCAAACCGCGTTTACAAGACGGTCTCCAAACTTTCCAAAACCACGGACAGAAAGCCCACGCCGGAGGAGATATCGGTTGAGTCCGGCATAAGCATAGAGGTGGTCAAGAGGATATTGAACTCCACAAATGACGCGATAAGTCTTGACACGCCCATTCTTGAGGGCAAAAACGCCACCCTTCTGGACTCCGTTCCCGATCAGGAGAACTCCATCCCCGATTTTGTGATAGCGAAGAACGCCCTCTCCAAGAAACTCCGCGAGGCGCTCAAAAAGCACTTGAACGACAGAGAGGAAAAGATAATCAAACTGCGCTTTGGCATAGACGAGGCGGGCACTTTTACGCTTGATGAGATCGGAAAGATGTTTGACCTGACGCGCGAGCGCATCCGCCAGATAGAAAAGCACTCGCTGAGCAAACTCAGAAACTCCGAGATCGGAGCGCACCTGCACAGTTTTATGCAGAATTGA
- the tilS gene encoding tRNA lysidine(34) synthetase TilS, translating into MLPRPGMKVVAGVSGGADSVALLLFLAGLKERAPQVIACHFNHMMRGEESERDAEFVSRLCEKHGVELKTRATDTAAFSRENRLSPEQGARELRYAFFREILEKTGAHRIATAHTMDDRAETVLMRMLRGSGSRGLSSISPVSGDIIRPFFAVSRGQVLQYLQAKGEKWVEDSSNKSDAFTRNRVRNRLMPLLETFNPRVKTALNRLADTAGAEHSYISLEAARAFPAVFPAAFGDALFGNAAAFGRLHKALRTEVLRSAYSKVRGGLERLEFGHLEEMDALLMSAGPGAVNLPYGMRLEKSYGIFRLSGGAPAAGCPPLVIEREGAHELPGGVCAVFEKTSDTSLWGRREAGHFSLEKARFPVEARNFRPGDRIVPLGMKGSKKLKSVFVDEKVPHFLRDRLPVFICGGDIIWAGGVVVSDIYKAVKGKQCLRVALSGGVTDLLKNARGN; encoded by the coding sequence CAACCACATGATGCGGGGGGAAGAGTCTGAGCGGGATGCGGAGTTTGTTTCCCGCCTGTGCGAAAAACACGGCGTTGAACTGAAGACACGCGCCACAGACACGGCGGCTTTTTCGCGGGAAAACCGGCTTTCTCCGGAGCAGGGGGCGCGCGAGCTCAGATACGCCTTTTTCCGCGAGATACTGGAAAAAACCGGAGCACACAGGATAGCCACCGCCCACACAATGGATGACAGGGCGGAGACGGTTCTGATGAGGATGCTTCGCGGAAGCGGCAGCCGGGGGCTGTCTTCAATCAGCCCCGTTTCGGGCGACATTATAAGGCCCTTTTTTGCGGTTTCGCGCGGGCAGGTTTTGCAGTACCTTCAAGCAAAGGGCGAAAAGTGGGTTGAGGACAGCAGCAACAAGTCGGACGCATTCACAAGAAACAGAGTCCGAAACCGCCTCATGCCGCTTCTTGAGACCTTCAACCCGCGCGTCAAGACGGCTCTGAACCGCCTTGCGGACACCGCCGGGGCGGAGCATTCCTACATTTCCCTTGAAGCCGCCCGCGCTTTCCCGGCGGTTTTCCCCGCCGCTTTCGGCGATGCTCTTTTCGGCAACGCCGCCGCCTTCGGTCGCCTTCACAAAGCCTTGCGGACGGAGGTTCTGCGCTCCGCCTACTCAAAGGTCAGGGGCGGCCTTGAGAGGCTTGAGTTCGGCCACCTTGAGGAGATGGACGCGCTTTTGATGTCGGCGGGGCCGGGCGCGGTCAATCTTCCCTACGGTATGAGGCTGGAGAAGAGTTACGGCATTTTCCGCCTGAGCGGCGGCGCTCCGGCGGCGGGCTGTCCCCCGCTGGTGATTGAGCGCGAGGGAGCGCATGAGTTGCCCGGAGGCGTGTGCGCCGTTTTTGAAAAAACATCCGACACTTCGCTCTGGGGAAGGCGCGAGGCGGGGCATTTTTCGCTTGAAAAAGCGCGGTTTCCCGTTGAAGCCCGCAATTTCAGACCCGGAGACAGAATAGTCCCGCTCGGAATGAAGGGGTCAAAAAAACTCAAATCCGTGTTTGTGGACGAAAAAGTGCCGCATTTTCTGAGAGACCGGCTGCCCGTCTTTATTTGCGGCGGCGACATCATCTGGGCGGGCGGGGTGGTTGTGAGCGATATTTACAAAGCGGTGAAAGGAAAACAGTGTTTGAGAGTTGCTTTGAGCGGCGGGGTGACAGACCTTCTTAAAAACGCCCGCGGGAATTAG
- a CDS encoding superoxide dismutase: MAHSLPELPYGYDALEPHIDSRTMEIHHSKHHNTYVTNLNAALEKHPELADKSAEDLIRDLASVPEGIRTAVRNNGGGHVNHTLFWTCMSPDGGGAPGGELAAAIDAAFSSFDSFKDEFAKAGATRFGSGWAWLCVDSGKLAVTSTPNQDNPVSEGLTPILGLDVWEHAYYLNYQNRRPDYIKSWWEVVNWKLVEKNFSAAA, from the coding sequence ATGGCACACAGTTTACCCGAACTGCCTTACGGCTACGATGCGCTTGAGCCGCACATAGACTCGCGGACAATGGAGATACACCACTCAAAGCATCACAACACCTATGTTACAAACCTCAACGCCGCTCTGGAAAAGCATCCCGAACTGGCGGACAAGAGCGCCGAAGACCTGATAAGAGACCTTGCCTCTGTCCCTGAGGGCATAAGAACGGCGGTAAGAAACAACGGCGGCGGCCATGTGAACCACACGCTTTTCTGGACATGCATGTCTCCGGACGGCGGCGGCGCGCCGGGCGGCGAACTTGCGGCTGCGATAGACGCCGCTTTTTCAAGTTTTGATTCCTTCAAAGACGAGTTTGCAAAGGCGGGCGCGACCCGGTTCGGAAGCGGCTGGGCATGGCTTTGCGTTGATTCCGGCAAACTTGCCGTTACTTCAACCCCCAATCAGGACAATCCGGTTTCAGAGGGGCTTACGCCCATTCTGGGACTTGATGTGTGGGAGCACGCCTACTACCTGAATTATCAGAACAGGCGCCCGGACTACATAAAATCATGGTGGGAAGTGGTCAACTGGAAACTGGTTGAGAAAAACTTCTCGGCGGCCGCCTGA
- a CDS encoding inositol-3-phosphate synthase, with the protein MPPKKPQKPAKGRKISPADGKLGVLIPGISGAVSTTFIVGVESLKKNAGRPIGSLTQMGTIRLGKRTEGKSPKIKDLLPLADCDDIVFGGWDIAPESCHDAAVRSGVLNPSTLDKVRDETSAITPMKAVFNKKYVKNLSGKHVKKGRTKMDLARQLMDDIAEFKKRNGLKRAVMVWCGSTETYIKPSDVHSSEAKFERGLRSNHPDIAPGMIYAYAAIKSGVPYANGAPNLSADIPALLALAKKHKVPVCGKDFKTGQTLMKTIIAPGLKARMLGLGGWFSTNILGNRDGEVLDDPGSFKTKEESKLSVLEHILQPGLHPDLYSDYYHKVRINYYPPRGDEKEAWDNIDIFGWLDYPMQVKINFLCRDSILAAPVVLDLVLFLDLAKRAGMSGIQEWLSFYFKSPMVGKGLYPEHDLFIQLTKLKNTLRHIAGEEQITHLGLDYYEK; encoded by the coding sequence TTGCCTCCTAAAAAACCCCAGAAACCCGCAAAAGGCAGGAAAATCTCTCCCGCCGATGGAAAACTCGGCGTTCTGATTCCCGGCATCAGCGGGGCGGTAAGCACAACCTTCATAGTGGGCGTTGAGTCGCTCAAAAAAAATGCGGGCAGACCCATAGGCTCGCTCACGCAGATGGGAACTATCCGCCTCGGCAAGAGAACCGAGGGCAAAAGCCCGAAAATTAAAGACCTGCTGCCGCTTGCGGACTGCGATGACATCGTTTTCGGCGGATGGGACATCGCGCCTGAAAGTTGCCACGACGCGGCCGTCCGCTCCGGGGTGCTGAACCCGTCAACCCTTGACAAAGTGCGGGACGAGACAAGCGCCATCACGCCAATGAAGGCGGTGTTCAACAAAAAGTATGTGAAAAACCTGTCCGGCAAACATGTGAAAAAGGGGCGGACAAAGATGGACCTTGCCCGGCAGCTTATGGATGACATAGCGGAATTCAAAAAGCGCAACGGGCTCAAACGCGCGGTGATGGTGTGGTGCGGCAGCACGGAGACCTACATAAAGCCGTCCGATGTTCACTCGTCTGAAGCCAAATTTGAGCGCGGACTGAGAAGCAACCACCCCGACATAGCGCCCGGAATGATATACGCCTATGCGGCGATAAAGTCCGGCGTTCCCTACGCAAACGGCGCGCCCAACCTGTCCGCAGACATACCCGCGCTACTCGCGCTTGCGAAAAAGCACAAAGTTCCCGTCTGCGGAAAGGACTTCAAAACCGGGCAGACGCTCATGAAAACCATTATCGCCCCCGGTCTGAAAGCGAGGATGCTGGGGCTGGGCGGCTGGTTCTCAACCAACATTCTCGGCAACCGGGACGGCGAGGTGCTTGACGACCCGGGCTCTTTCAAGACAAAAGAGGAGAGCAAACTGAGCGTGCTTGAACACATACTTCAGCCGGGCCTTCACCCGGACCTTTATTCGGACTACTACCACAAGGTGAGAATCAACTACTATCCGCCGCGCGGGGATGAAAAAGAGGCGTGGGACAACATAGACATTTTCGGATGGCTGGACTACCCGATGCAGGTAAAGATCAACTTCCTGTGCCGTGACAGCATACTGGCCGCGCCGGTCGTGCTGGACCTTGTTCTGTTTCTTGACCTCGCCAAAAGGGCGGGAATGAGCGGCATACAGGAATGGCTTTCGTTTTATTTCAAAAGCCCCATGGTCGGCAAGGGGCTTTACCCCGAACACGACCTTTTCATACAACTCACAAAACTGAAAAACACCCTCCGCCACATTGCGGGCGAAGAGCAGATAACCCATCTGGGGCTTGATTACTACGAGAAGTAA